One Mangifera indica cultivar Alphonso chromosome 4, CATAS_Mindica_2.1, whole genome shotgun sequence genomic region harbors:
- the LOC123215046 gene encoding asparagine synthetase domain-containing protein 1 isoform X3 codes for MCGIALIIHGLHIDLSSIFVDATSPKSHREELVFSVDNLKATLRRRGPDSLSCKKVHLYSNTSTSPQDQEFVSVTEDCIFTSVHYQVELLFIGATLQLRGVNPISQPLQDSSKNILVYNGEIFGGIHVESDSNDTEVLLQALEQCCSCNSNRDATCLCKGSGRCSVVDVLSAIKGPWALIYWQDSSKTLWFGRDAFGRRSLLVHWPTAEDPQFLLSSVSPPSSVEQISDFEAQTGISKLNFWEELPCGIYSMSMDVSKLDGGFVGNVKKHEWTNAMLNELVKWERMLINPKPEVSHLSDWQSPKGQHNMRPTCLDMISSESESAECFEKISDAALFSTYDISVACDRRQKELAPVAVLFSGGLDSMILAALLNECLDLKCEIDLLNVSFDGKFAPDRISAKAGVNELRRIAPSRRWKLVEIDADLSNLISETKHVMSLINPANTYMDLNIGIALWLAAGGDGWVFEGITKNDDEDQQGVKYKSKSRIILVGSGADEQCAGYGRHKTKYRHGSWLALHEEMKLDMQRIWKRNLGRDDRCCADQGKEARFPFLDEDVIRTLLDIPLWEIANLDQPSGTGDKKILREVAKILGLHEAAVLPKRAIQFGSRIARESNRKNFGSNRAANQASAGSVVIGKQNLT; via the exons ATGTGTGGGATTGCCTTAATAATCCATGGCCTTCACATCGATTTATCATCTATCTTTGTCGACGCTACATCTCCGAAGTCTCACCGA GAGGAGCTGGTGTTTTCTGTGGATAATCTAAAAGCAACGCTTCGGAGGAGAGGTCCCGATAGCTTAAGTTGCAAGAAGGTTCATCTGTACTCAAACACTTCAACTTCTCCCCAGGATCAAGAATTTGTATCTGTTACTGAGGACTGTATCTTTACTTCTGTGCATTATCAAGTGGAACTGCTTTTTATTGGTGCCACGTTGCAGCTTAGAGGAGTAAATCCTATCAGTCAGCCACTGCAAGATTCGTCCAAAAATATCCTTGTGTATAATG GTGAAATATTTGGAGGCATTCATGTGGAGAGTGATAGCAATGATACTGAAGTTCTCTTGCAAGCATTGGAACAGTGCTGTTCCTGCAACTCAAATAGGGATGCGACATGTTTATGCAAAGGAAGTGGGAGATGTTCCGTTGTGGATGTTCTTTCAGCTATTAAGGGTCCATGGGCTCTAATCTACTGGCAG GATAGTTCCAAAACTTTGTGGTTTGGTCGAGATGCATTTGGTCGGCGCAGCCTGCTTGTTCATTGGCCAACTGCAGAGGACCCACAGTTTTTGCTGTCTTCTGTGTCACCTCCATCTTCAGTTGAGCAAATTTCAG ATTTTGAAGCTCAAACTGGAATTAGCAAGCTGAACTTCTGGGAAGAACTTCCCTGTGGGATATACAGTATGTCCATGGATGTCTCAAAATTGGATGGAGGTTTTGTTGGTAACGTCAAAAAACATGAATGGACCAATGCCATGCTGAATGAACTGGTTAAATGGGAGAGAATGTTGATTAATCCTAAACCTGAAGTATCACACCTCTCTGATTGGCAGTCTCCTAAGGGGCAACATAACATGCGTCCAACTTGTTTAGATATGATATCATCTGAATCAG AAAGTGCTGAATGCTTTGAGAAAATCAGTGATGCGGCGCTCTTCTCTACATATGACATTTCAG TTGCATGTGATCGGAGACAAAAGGAACTTGCTCCAGTGGCAGTGCTTTTCTCTGGGGGATTGGATTCTATGATACTTGCTGCATTACTAAACGAGTGCCTAGATCTCAAGT GTGAGATTGATCTCCTTAATGTGAGCTTTGATGGTAAGTTTGCTCCTGATAGAATCTCTGCCAAGGCAGGGGTGAATGAGCTTAGAAGAATTGCACCTTCAAGAAG GTGGAAGCTTGTGGAGATTGATGCTgatttgtcaaatttgatttCTGAAACAAAGCATGTCATGTCACTCATAAATCCTGCCAATACCTACATG GACCTGAATATAGGAATAGCTTTGTGGCTGGCTGCTGGCGGTGACGGTTGGGTGTTTGAAGGAATCACCAAAAATGATGATGAGGATCAACAAGGTGTCAAGTACAAGTCTAAGTCCAGAATAATCCTAGTTGGTTCTGGTGCTGATGAGCAATGTGCTGGCTATGGTAGGCATAAAACGAAATATAGACATGGAAG TTGGCTTGCTCTACACGAGGAAATGAAGTTGGATATGCAGAGAATTTGGAAAAGAAATCTAGGGAGAGATGATAGATGCTGTGCTGATCAAGGCAAGGAG GCTAGATTTCCTTTCTTGGATGAAGATGTTATAAGGACTTTGCTTGATATACCTTTGTGGGAGATTGCCAACCTAGATCAACCAAGTGGAACTGGTGATAAGAAGATTCTGAGAGAG GTTGCAAAAATTCTTGGTTTACATGAAGCTGCAGTTTTGCCAAAAAGGGCAATTCAG TTTGGTTCAAGAATTGCAAGGGAATCGAATCGCAAGAATTTCGGGAGTAACCGTGCAGCAAACCAGGCATCTGCAGGAAGTGTAGTGATAGGCAAGCAAAATCTGACTTGA
- the LOC123215046 gene encoding asparagine synthetase domain-containing protein 1 isoform X1: MCGIALIIHGLHIDLSSIFVDATSPKSHREELVFSVDNLKATLRRRGPDSLSCKKVHLYSNTSTSPQDQEFVSVTEDCIFTSVHYQVELLFIGATLQLRGVNPISQPLQDSSKNILVYNGEIFGGIHVESDSNDTEVLLQALEQCCSCNSNRDATCLCKGSGRCSVVDVLSAIKGPWALIYWQDSSKTLWFGRDAFGRRSLLVHWPTAEDPQFLLSSVSPPSSVEQISDFEAQTGISKLNFWEELPCGIYSMSMDVSKLDGGFVGNVKKHEWTNAMLNELVKWERMLINPKPEVSHLSDWQSPKGQHNMRPTCLDMISSESVSVSVQKVLNALRKSVMRRSSLHMTFQAVACDRRQKELAPVAVLFSGGLDSMILAALLNECLDLKCEIDLLNVSFDGKFAPDRISAKAGVNELRRIAPSRRWKLVEIDADLSNLISETKHVMSLINPANTYMDLNIGIALWLAAGGDGWVFEGITKNDDEDQQGVKYKSKSRIILVGSGADEQCAGYGRHKTKYRHGSWLALHEEMKLDMQRIWKRNLGRDDRCCADQGKEARFPFLDEDVIRTLLDIPLWEIANLDQPSGTGDKKILREVAKILGLHEAAVLPKRAIQFGSRIARESNRKNFGSNRAANQASAGSVVIGKQNLT, from the exons ATGTGTGGGATTGCCTTAATAATCCATGGCCTTCACATCGATTTATCATCTATCTTTGTCGACGCTACATCTCCGAAGTCTCACCGA GAGGAGCTGGTGTTTTCTGTGGATAATCTAAAAGCAACGCTTCGGAGGAGAGGTCCCGATAGCTTAAGTTGCAAGAAGGTTCATCTGTACTCAAACACTTCAACTTCTCCCCAGGATCAAGAATTTGTATCTGTTACTGAGGACTGTATCTTTACTTCTGTGCATTATCAAGTGGAACTGCTTTTTATTGGTGCCACGTTGCAGCTTAGAGGAGTAAATCCTATCAGTCAGCCACTGCAAGATTCGTCCAAAAATATCCTTGTGTATAATG GTGAAATATTTGGAGGCATTCATGTGGAGAGTGATAGCAATGATACTGAAGTTCTCTTGCAAGCATTGGAACAGTGCTGTTCCTGCAACTCAAATAGGGATGCGACATGTTTATGCAAAGGAAGTGGGAGATGTTCCGTTGTGGATGTTCTTTCAGCTATTAAGGGTCCATGGGCTCTAATCTACTGGCAG GATAGTTCCAAAACTTTGTGGTTTGGTCGAGATGCATTTGGTCGGCGCAGCCTGCTTGTTCATTGGCCAACTGCAGAGGACCCACAGTTTTTGCTGTCTTCTGTGTCACCTCCATCTTCAGTTGAGCAAATTTCAG ATTTTGAAGCTCAAACTGGAATTAGCAAGCTGAACTTCTGGGAAGAACTTCCCTGTGGGATATACAGTATGTCCATGGATGTCTCAAAATTGGATGGAGGTTTTGTTGGTAACGTCAAAAAACATGAATGGACCAATGCCATGCTGAATGAACTGGTTAAATGGGAGAGAATGTTGATTAATCCTAAACCTGAAGTATCACACCTCTCTGATTGGCAGTCTCCTAAGGGGCAACATAACATGCGTCCAACTTGTTTAGATATGATATCATCTGAATCAG TTTCAGTGTCTGTGCAGAAAGTGCTGAATGCTTTGAGAAAATCAGTGATGCGGCGCTCTTCTCTACATATGACATTTCAG GCAGTTGCATGTGATCGGAGACAAAAGGAACTTGCTCCAGTGGCAGTGCTTTTCTCTGGGGGATTGGATTCTATGATACTTGCTGCATTACTAAACGAGTGCCTAGATCTCAAGT GTGAGATTGATCTCCTTAATGTGAGCTTTGATGGTAAGTTTGCTCCTGATAGAATCTCTGCCAAGGCAGGGGTGAATGAGCTTAGAAGAATTGCACCTTCAAGAAG GTGGAAGCTTGTGGAGATTGATGCTgatttgtcaaatttgatttCTGAAACAAAGCATGTCATGTCACTCATAAATCCTGCCAATACCTACATG GACCTGAATATAGGAATAGCTTTGTGGCTGGCTGCTGGCGGTGACGGTTGGGTGTTTGAAGGAATCACCAAAAATGATGATGAGGATCAACAAGGTGTCAAGTACAAGTCTAAGTCCAGAATAATCCTAGTTGGTTCTGGTGCTGATGAGCAATGTGCTGGCTATGGTAGGCATAAAACGAAATATAGACATGGAAG TTGGCTTGCTCTACACGAGGAAATGAAGTTGGATATGCAGAGAATTTGGAAAAGAAATCTAGGGAGAGATGATAGATGCTGTGCTGATCAAGGCAAGGAG GCTAGATTTCCTTTCTTGGATGAAGATGTTATAAGGACTTTGCTTGATATACCTTTGTGGGAGATTGCCAACCTAGATCAACCAAGTGGAACTGGTGATAAGAAGATTCTGAGAGAG GTTGCAAAAATTCTTGGTTTACATGAAGCTGCAGTTTTGCCAAAAAGGGCAATTCAG TTTGGTTCAAGAATTGCAAGGGAATCGAATCGCAAGAATTTCGGGAGTAACCGTGCAGCAAACCAGGCATCTGCAGGAAGTGTAGTGATAGGCAAGCAAAATCTGACTTGA
- the LOC123215046 gene encoding asparagine synthetase domain-containing protein 1 isoform X2 — MCGIALIIHGLHIDLSSIFVDATSPKSHREELVFSVDNLKATLRRRGPDSLSCKKVHLYSNTSTSPQDQEFVSVTEDCIFTSVHYQVELLFIGATLQLRGVNPISQPLQDSSKNILVYNGEIFGGIHVESDSNDTEVLLQALEQCCSCNSNRDATCLCKGSGRCSVVDVLSAIKGPWALIYWQDSSKTLWFGRDAFGRRSLLVHWPTAEDPQFLLSSVSPPSSVEQISDFEAQTGISKLNFWEELPCGIYSMSMDVSKLDGGFVGNVKKHEWTNAMLNELVKWERMLINPKPEVSHLSDWQSPKGQHNMRPTCLDMISSESVSVQKVLNALRKSVMRRSSLHMTFQAVACDRRQKELAPVAVLFSGGLDSMILAALLNECLDLKCEIDLLNVSFDGKFAPDRISAKAGVNELRRIAPSRRWKLVEIDADLSNLISETKHVMSLINPANTYMDLNIGIALWLAAGGDGWVFEGITKNDDEDQQGVKYKSKSRIILVGSGADEQCAGYGRHKTKYRHGSWLALHEEMKLDMQRIWKRNLGRDDRCCADQGKEARFPFLDEDVIRTLLDIPLWEIANLDQPSGTGDKKILREVAKILGLHEAAVLPKRAIQFGSRIARESNRKNFGSNRAANQASAGSVVIGKQNLT, encoded by the exons ATGTGTGGGATTGCCTTAATAATCCATGGCCTTCACATCGATTTATCATCTATCTTTGTCGACGCTACATCTCCGAAGTCTCACCGA GAGGAGCTGGTGTTTTCTGTGGATAATCTAAAAGCAACGCTTCGGAGGAGAGGTCCCGATAGCTTAAGTTGCAAGAAGGTTCATCTGTACTCAAACACTTCAACTTCTCCCCAGGATCAAGAATTTGTATCTGTTACTGAGGACTGTATCTTTACTTCTGTGCATTATCAAGTGGAACTGCTTTTTATTGGTGCCACGTTGCAGCTTAGAGGAGTAAATCCTATCAGTCAGCCACTGCAAGATTCGTCCAAAAATATCCTTGTGTATAATG GTGAAATATTTGGAGGCATTCATGTGGAGAGTGATAGCAATGATACTGAAGTTCTCTTGCAAGCATTGGAACAGTGCTGTTCCTGCAACTCAAATAGGGATGCGACATGTTTATGCAAAGGAAGTGGGAGATGTTCCGTTGTGGATGTTCTTTCAGCTATTAAGGGTCCATGGGCTCTAATCTACTGGCAG GATAGTTCCAAAACTTTGTGGTTTGGTCGAGATGCATTTGGTCGGCGCAGCCTGCTTGTTCATTGGCCAACTGCAGAGGACCCACAGTTTTTGCTGTCTTCTGTGTCACCTCCATCTTCAGTTGAGCAAATTTCAG ATTTTGAAGCTCAAACTGGAATTAGCAAGCTGAACTTCTGGGAAGAACTTCCCTGTGGGATATACAGTATGTCCATGGATGTCTCAAAATTGGATGGAGGTTTTGTTGGTAACGTCAAAAAACATGAATGGACCAATGCCATGCTGAATGAACTGGTTAAATGGGAGAGAATGTTGATTAATCCTAAACCTGAAGTATCACACCTCTCTGATTGGCAGTCTCCTAAGGGGCAACATAACATGCGTCCAACTTGTTTAGATATGATATCATCTGAATCAG TGTCTGTGCAGAAAGTGCTGAATGCTTTGAGAAAATCAGTGATGCGGCGCTCTTCTCTACATATGACATTTCAG GCAGTTGCATGTGATCGGAGACAAAAGGAACTTGCTCCAGTGGCAGTGCTTTTCTCTGGGGGATTGGATTCTATGATACTTGCTGCATTACTAAACGAGTGCCTAGATCTCAAGT GTGAGATTGATCTCCTTAATGTGAGCTTTGATGGTAAGTTTGCTCCTGATAGAATCTCTGCCAAGGCAGGGGTGAATGAGCTTAGAAGAATTGCACCTTCAAGAAG GTGGAAGCTTGTGGAGATTGATGCTgatttgtcaaatttgatttCTGAAACAAAGCATGTCATGTCACTCATAAATCCTGCCAATACCTACATG GACCTGAATATAGGAATAGCTTTGTGGCTGGCTGCTGGCGGTGACGGTTGGGTGTTTGAAGGAATCACCAAAAATGATGATGAGGATCAACAAGGTGTCAAGTACAAGTCTAAGTCCAGAATAATCCTAGTTGGTTCTGGTGCTGATGAGCAATGTGCTGGCTATGGTAGGCATAAAACGAAATATAGACATGGAAG TTGGCTTGCTCTACACGAGGAAATGAAGTTGGATATGCAGAGAATTTGGAAAAGAAATCTAGGGAGAGATGATAGATGCTGTGCTGATCAAGGCAAGGAG GCTAGATTTCCTTTCTTGGATGAAGATGTTATAAGGACTTTGCTTGATATACCTTTGTGGGAGATTGCCAACCTAGATCAACCAAGTGGAACTGGTGATAAGAAGATTCTGAGAGAG GTTGCAAAAATTCTTGGTTTACATGAAGCTGCAGTTTTGCCAAAAAGGGCAATTCAG TTTGGTTCAAGAATTGCAAGGGAATCGAATCGCAAGAATTTCGGGAGTAACCGTGCAGCAAACCAGGCATCTGCAGGAAGTGTAGTGATAGGCAAGCAAAATCTGACTTGA